One region of Acaryochloris thomasi RCC1774 genomic DNA includes:
- a CDS encoding M61 family metallopeptidase, with the protein MTEAVRIPNIASSAVKPSIHYQVEMPNPASHLFDVMLTIQNQNSAILDLKLPVWTPGSYLVREYAKHLQTFRAEDDQGQALSWRKVSKNHWQIESGDVTQLKVCYQVFAHELTVRTNHLDASHGFFNPGAVLMYIPGFEEAETTLAVTPPAGWTVTTALPPVEGKPNTFVADTFDTLVDSPVEIGAHSLYDFDVLGKPHQWVIWGKGNFDIDRIIVDTQKIVEVEAKIFGGLPYDRYFFLLHLSAGGYGGLEHKFCTTLLFPRFNFRTTENYNKFMCLVAHEFFHLWNVKRIRPKALETFDYDQENYTDCLWFCEGVTSFYDLAIPMRAGIYDAQNYLKLISDSITRLQAIPGRRVQSLSESSFDTWIKLYRPDANSKNAQVSYYLKGELVSLLLDLLIRRESGNMRSQDQVMQQMWQQFGQSETGYTHAQLKSVVESVAGIDLTDFWEKYIEGTVELPYDEFLNPFGLGVKVETAEDAPPYLGIELKSETGTAMVKTVFCDSPAHDAGIAPDDQILAIDGFRVRANQLNDRLLNYQPNEQIQVTVFHDEELRTYSVTLTESRPTAYKIQPLDNLTQAQQDLGERWLGVNPKLLGS; encoded by the coding sequence ATGACTGAAGCTGTTCGCATCCCTAACATCGCATCATCTGCCGTTAAGCCATCGATCCACTATCAAGTGGAGATGCCAAACCCTGCATCACATCTATTTGATGTGATGCTAACGATACAGAATCAGAATTCTGCGATTTTAGATCTGAAGCTTCCGGTATGGACCCCTGGCTCTTACTTGGTCCGGGAATATGCGAAGCATCTTCAGACGTTTCGAGCTGAAGATGATCAAGGACAAGCGCTATCCTGGCGCAAGGTGAGTAAGAATCACTGGCAGATTGAATCGGGCGACGTGACTCAGCTCAAGGTCTGCTATCAAGTCTTTGCCCATGAGTTGACGGTCCGCACCAATCATCTGGATGCAAGCCACGGGTTTTTCAATCCGGGGGCAGTACTGATGTATATTCCCGGATTTGAAGAGGCTGAGACGACTTTGGCGGTCACGCCTCCGGCGGGCTGGACTGTGACAACAGCTCTACCCCCTGTAGAAGGTAAGCCGAATACGTTTGTTGCGGATACCTTCGATACCCTTGTTGATAGCCCCGTTGAGATTGGTGCCCACTCGCTGTATGACTTTGACGTGCTGGGTAAACCCCATCAATGGGTGATTTGGGGTAAAGGCAACTTCGATATTGATCGCATCATTGTCGATACGCAAAAAATTGTTGAAGTCGAAGCCAAAATCTTTGGTGGATTGCCCTACGATCGCTACTTTTTTCTGCTGCACTTATCTGCTGGGGGTTATGGCGGTCTAGAACATAAATTCTGCACGACATTACTTTTTCCGCGTTTTAATTTCCGTACCACCGAGAACTACAACAAATTTATGTGTTTGGTGGCCCATGAGTTTTTCCACCTGTGGAACGTGAAGCGGATTCGGCCCAAGGCGCTCGAAACCTTTGACTATGACCAAGAGAACTACACCGACTGTCTCTGGTTTTGCGAAGGGGTGACGAGCTTTTATGATCTTGCCATTCCCATGCGGGCAGGAATCTATGATGCCCAGAACTATCTGAAGCTGATTTCTGATTCTATTACGCGTTTGCAGGCGATTCCGGGACGGCGAGTGCAGTCACTCAGCGAGTCGAGTTTTGATACCTGGATTAAATTGTATCGACCGGACGCCAACAGCAAGAATGCTCAGGTTTCTTATTATCTGAAGGGTGAACTGGTATCGCTGCTGCTGGATCTGCTGATTCGGAGAGAGAGCGGGAATATGCGATCGCAAGATCAGGTCATGCAACAAATGTGGCAGCAGTTCGGCCAGTCTGAAACAGGCTACACCCACGCCCAGCTCAAATCCGTCGTGGAATCTGTTGCTGGTATCGACCTCACTGACTTCTGGGAAAAATATATCGAAGGCACCGTTGAGCTACCCTACGACGAATTTCTCAACCCCTTTGGTTTGGGCGTGAAGGTTGAAACGGCTGAAGATGCACCACCCTATCTGGGCATTGAACTGAAGTCAGAAACTGGAACCGCGATGGTCAAGACCGTTTTCTGTGACTCCCCAGCGCACGATGCCGGTATTGCTCCTGACGATCAGATTTTGGCGATTGACGGGTTTCGGGTCCGGGCCAATCAGCTTAACGATCGCTTGCTCAACTATCAGCCCAACGAGCAAATTCAAGTCACGGTTTTCCATGACGAGGAGTTACGGACCTACTCTGTCACCCTGACAGAGTCGCGTCCTACGGCCTATAAAATCCAGCCCCTCGACAATCTAACTCAAGCGCAGCAGGATCTGGGAGAACGCTGGCTGGGGGTGAATCCAAAGCTGTTGGGATCTTAA
- a CDS encoding NAD(P)H-binding protein, which yields MVKAFVAGAAGNTGRRIVAQLVERGVDVRALVRDRNQAQEILPPEAELVIGDVLNTQSLLDAIGDSTVLLSATGAAPSFNPLGPYSVDYVGTKNLVNVAKEKQLEQFVMVSSLCTSKLLHPLNLFFLILVWKKQAEAYLQSSGLKYTIVRPGGLKNEDNNDRIVMSGADTLFEGSLPRTKVAQVCVEALSDPEAANKIVEIVAQPDAPEQSFHELFASVA from the coding sequence ATGGTAAAAGCATTTGTTGCGGGAGCGGCGGGCAATACGGGACGAAGAATTGTCGCACAGTTGGTTGAACGGGGTGTTGACGTACGGGCGTTAGTTCGCGATCGCAACCAAGCGCAAGAAATTCTTCCCCCCGAAGCGGAGCTGGTGATCGGCGATGTCCTCAACACCCAGTCGCTACTGGATGCGATCGGCGACAGCACGGTTTTGCTGAGCGCAACGGGTGCCGCGCCTAGCTTTAATCCACTGGGTCCCTATTCCGTTGACTATGTGGGCACGAAGAACCTCGTCAATGTTGCCAAAGAAAAGCAGCTCGAACAGTTTGTGATGGTCTCATCACTGTGTACATCGAAGCTGTTGCATCCCCTCAATTTGTTCTTTTTGATTCTGGTCTGGAAAAAACAAGCAGAAGCCTATCTGCAGTCCAGTGGCTTGAAGTACACCATCGTTAGACCCGGTGGTCTTAAGAACGAAGACAATAATGATCGAATCGTCATGTCTGGTGCGGATACCTTATTTGAGGGGAGCTTGCCTCGAACAAAGGTGGCGCAAGTTTGCGTTGAAGCGTTGTCTGATCCTGAAGCTGCCAACAAGATTGTTGAAATTGTGGCTCAACCCGATGCGCCTGAGCAATCTTTCCATGAACTATTTGCTAGTGTGGCTTAA
- a CDS encoding CTP synthase — protein MTKFVFVTGGVVSSIGKGIVASSLGRLLKSRNYSVSILKLDPYINVDPGTMSPFQHGEVFVTDDGAETDLDLGHYERFTDTPMSRLNSVTTGSIYQSVLNKERRGDYNGGTVQVIPHITNEIKERILRVAQQTTPDVLIIEIGGTVGDIESLPFLEAIRQFRKDVGRQNLLYTHVTLLPWIPSAGEMKTKPTQHSVKELRSIGIQPDILVCRCDRPLTVGIKEKLSEFCDVPVEAVITAPDASSIYAVPLVLENEGLAGQVLNLLNMEQREPDLTEWQSLVNRLENPTRSIEVAIVGKYVRLNDAYLSVVESLGHAAVAMGIEVNVRWVNSEAVEAEGAERHLDGVAGIVVPGGFGNRGVDGKIAAINYARERQIPFLGLCLGMQCSVIEWARNIAHLDKANSAEFDQETIHPVINLLPEQQDVVDLGGTMRLGLCPCRLQPESLAARLYGQETVVYERHRHRYEFNNAYRGLFLESGYLISGTSPDGRLVEMIEFPAHPFFIATQFHPEFHSRPNGPHPLFRGFVEAAQNLNGSAYAVSEPLTSEPLPSEAGGSHHPSPVS, from the coding sequence ATGACTAAGTTTGTTTTCGTCACCGGCGGCGTTGTCTCTAGCATTGGTAAGGGCATCGTTGCTTCTAGCTTGGGACGCTTACTGAAATCTCGGAATTATTCGGTCTCAATTCTGAAGCTGGATCCCTACATCAATGTCGACCCTGGCACCATGAGCCCGTTTCAGCATGGCGAAGTCTTTGTCACCGATGACGGCGCCGAGACTGATCTAGATCTGGGTCACTATGAGCGGTTTACCGACACGCCCATGTCTCGCCTCAACAGCGTCACCACAGGGTCGATTTATCAGTCGGTTTTAAACAAAGAGCGGCGAGGAGACTACAACGGCGGCACCGTGCAGGTGATTCCCCACATTACCAACGAGATCAAAGAGCGCATTTTGCGGGTGGCGCAGCAGACCACGCCCGACGTGCTGATTATCGAAATTGGGGGCACGGTGGGCGATATTGAGTCGCTGCCCTTTTTAGAGGCGATTCGCCAGTTCCGTAAAGATGTCGGTCGCCAAAATCTCCTATATACCCACGTGACATTGTTGCCCTGGATTCCGTCAGCGGGTGAAATGAAGACGAAGCCCACGCAGCACTCGGTCAAAGAACTACGCTCCATCGGGATTCAGCCGGATATTTTGGTGTGTCGATGCGATCGCCCGCTCACGGTGGGCATCAAAGAAAAACTCTCTGAGTTCTGCGATGTGCCAGTGGAGGCGGTGATTACGGCTCCCGATGCTAGCAGCATTTATGCGGTGCCTCTGGTGCTTGAAAATGAGGGCTTGGCCGGACAAGTCTTGAATCTCTTAAATATGGAGCAGCGAGAGCCCGACCTGACAGAGTGGCAAAGTTTAGTCAATCGCTTAGAAAATCCAACCCGTTCGATTGAAGTTGCGATTGTGGGTAAATATGTTCGCCTCAATGATGCCTACCTGTCGGTGGTGGAATCTCTGGGCCACGCGGCGGTGGCAATGGGGATTGAGGTCAATGTCCGCTGGGTAAATTCCGAGGCGGTGGAGGCCGAGGGGGCTGAACGACATTTAGATGGCGTCGCCGGAATTGTCGTTCCAGGAGGGTTTGGCAATCGTGGCGTTGACGGTAAGATTGCCGCGATTAACTATGCTCGGGAGCGGCAGATCCCATTTTTAGGTCTGTGCTTAGGAATGCAGTGTTCTGTGATTGAGTGGGCGCGGAATATTGCCCACCTTGATAAGGCTAATAGTGCTGAGTTTGATCAAGAAACAATCCACCCGGTCATTAACCTATTGCCTGAGCAGCAGGATGTGGTTGATCTGGGCGGAACGATGCGTCTGGGGCTATGTCCCTGTCGCCTACAGCCCGAGTCTTTAGCCGCTCGACTCTATGGTCAAGAAACGGTGGTGTACGAACGTCACCGCCATCGTTATGAATTTAATAATGCCTATCGGGGTTTGTTTCTAGAATCTGGCTACCTGATTAGCGGAACGTCCCCTGATGGTCGCCTGGTGGAGATGATTGAGTTCCCGGCCCACCCGTTTTTCATCGCAACTCAGTTCCACCCTGAATTCCACTCGCGCCCCAACGGCCCACATCCTCTATTCCGTGGTTTTGTAGAGGCGGCTCAGAATCTGAATGGTTCAGCTTATGCTGTCTCCGAGCCGTTGACCTCCGAGCCGCTGCCAAGCGAGGCGGGCGGCTCCCACCATCCCAGCCCGGTTTCCTAG
- a CDS encoding class I SAM-dependent methyltransferase, which translates to MSKEIVQLDLKEEYSYWKREFSFGVEDDLQNKSPSVLYFWHRKTNKVVELVRDNIDLFSPKDRESQKLFVELGCGHGVEIFAIRSILEQKKDSFKYVGFEGAPKHLELCNLRRRFHLENCSESDNISFSWMDFAELKFPSHYGQADFLYCSEVIEHIPEPEKFLSKIHEFIAPGGYLILTTPNEPNVFQRSFWSSKRRKKMLKQVEQLRETPRKFTCEGKEIDVYGHVSCKTIQAWEEILKNTGFELVDFRRGAITHGHFRKSNDQSFLFGARLLVEAAFDLLPNKMSRPLSGQLIGLYRKR; encoded by the coding sequence ATGTCTAAAGAAATAGTGCAATTAGACCTTAAGGAAGAATATTCCTACTGGAAAAGAGAATTTTCTTTCGGAGTAGAGGATGATCTGCAGAATAAATCTCCGTCAGTACTTTATTTTTGGCATCGAAAAACAAACAAGGTTGTTGAACTTGTTAGAGATAATATCGATTTGTTCTCGCCAAAAGACAGGGAATCACAGAAGCTCTTTGTCGAGCTTGGCTGTGGTCATGGTGTCGAAATATTTGCAATCAGGAGCATCCTAGAGCAGAAAAAAGATAGCTTTAAATATGTTGGATTCGAAGGTGCGCCCAAGCATTTAGAGCTGTGTAATCTAAGAAGAAGATTTCATCTAGAGAACTGTTCAGAGTCAGATAATATTAGCTTTTCTTGGATGGACTTTGCTGAACTCAAATTCCCATCCCATTACGGACAGGCTGATTTTTTATACTGCTCTGAGGTTATTGAGCATATTCCAGAGCCAGAAAAATTCCTGTCCAAAATTCATGAATTTATTGCACCCGGTGGCTATCTGATTTTAACAACTCCCAATGAGCCAAATGTTTTTCAGCGGAGCTTTTGGTCGTCTAAAAGACGGAAGAAAATGCTGAAGCAGGTTGAACAACTTAGAGAAACACCTCGCAAGTTCACCTGTGAGGGTAAAGAAATAGACGTATATGGTCATGTGTCCTGTAAAACGATTCAGGCATGGGAAGAGATATTAAAAAACACCGGATTTGAGTTGGTTGACTTTCGCCGAGGTGCCATTACGCATGGTCATTTTCGAAAAAGCAATGATCAGAGTTTCTTGTTTGGAGCTAGATTGTTGGTTGAAGCCGCTTTTGATCTGCTTCCAAATAAAATGTCTAGACCGCTTTCTGGGCAACTGATTGGTTTATATCGCAAGCGGTAG
- a CDS encoding glutathione S-transferase family protein — MTTTPLSWPELEALAAAPIDTTHGPTNAQASLRLFGHAESEIQVTLYRDNHAWCPYCQKVWLWLEEKEIPYRIEKVTMFCYGEKERWFKRIVPSGMLPAVELNGRLITESDDILIALEQVFGPLSRSLKDRKVIPLRQLERLLFRAWCSWLCYPTRSAREEQRNREQFVGVVAKVEKALAATPGPYFLEEFGAADVIFTPYVERMNASLYYYKGYSLREENPGFSDWFDAMESRPTYRGTQSDFHTHVHDLPPQMGGCYENGEPQAQLNQTRVDHGPWAELPDATYPEPETSQTEALHRVAKHRDNIIQINPAQNELFDEALRCALTYMVTDERCTPPAKTDMGLRYLRDRISVPRDMSIYAAKRLRKALEETAALVGDHQGPPIPVRHRRDQDPANFAKP; from the coding sequence ATGACTACGACTCCCTTAAGCTGGCCGGAACTGGAAGCACTAGCGGCGGCTCCCATCGATACAACCCACGGCCCCACTAACGCCCAAGCCAGCCTCCGTCTCTTTGGTCACGCTGAATCTGAGATTCAAGTCACGCTATACCGAGACAACCATGCCTGGTGCCCGTACTGCCAAAAGGTGTGGCTGTGGCTAGAGGAAAAAGAGATTCCCTATCGGATCGAGAAGGTGACGATGTTTTGCTATGGGGAGAAGGAACGCTGGTTTAAACGCATTGTGCCGTCAGGAATGCTGCCCGCCGTGGAGCTGAACGGTCGACTAATTACTGAAAGTGATGATATTCTCATTGCTCTAGAGCAGGTCTTTGGGCCTCTGAGCCGCAGCCTCAAAGATCGGAAAGTTATTCCCTTACGGCAGCTAGAGCGGCTTCTGTTTAGGGCTTGGTGTTCATGGCTGTGTTACCCCACCCGATCAGCGCGAGAAGAGCAGCGCAATCGAGAACAGTTTGTCGGGGTAGTCGCGAAGGTGGAGAAGGCGCTGGCAGCAACGCCGGGTCCATACTTCTTAGAGGAATTTGGAGCCGCCGACGTGATTTTTACGCCCTACGTCGAACGGATGAATGCCAGTCTGTACTATTACAAAGGCTATTCCTTGCGCGAAGAAAACCCTGGTTTCTCGGACTGGTTTGATGCAATGGAAAGCCGCCCCACCTATCGTGGAACACAGAGTGATTTTCACACCCATGTCCATGATTTACCGCCCCAAATGGGTGGGTGCTACGAGAATGGCGAACCTCAAGCACAGCTCAATCAAACACGCGTTGATCACGGGCCGTGGGCCGAATTGCCAGACGCTACCTATCCAGAGCCTGAGACGTCTCAAACCGAAGCACTCCATCGTGTTGCGAAGCACCGCGACAATATTATCCAGATCAATCCGGCCCAGAATGAGCTGTTTGATGAAGCGCTGCGCTGCGCATTGACGTATATGGTGACTGATGAACGGTGTACACCTCCGGCGAAAACGGATATGGGGCTGCGATATTTGCGCGATCGCATCAGCGTCCCCAGAGATATGTCGATCTACGCCGCCAAACGCCTGCGGAAAGCCCTAGAGGAAACCGCAGCTTTAGTGGGAGATCATCAGGGCCCACCCATTCCCGTTAGGCATCGACGAGACCAAGACCCGGCCAACTTTGCAAAGCCTTAG